The following is a genomic window from Rhododendron vialii isolate Sample 1 chromosome 9a, ASM3025357v1.
ACTATTGTTGCCCCTTTCCATTGGTTTTGGTTGTCATCTTTCATTCTGTGACCGTTCCTACATTTTATCTGCATATATTGTTaaattagagctttctactgggctagtgtagctcaaaccttacatcaaTTTCAAGTACTAACCCAGGGCAGTAGTTCATGTTGGGAGTGCATGGATGTGGACATTCTTTTGGAAACTAACCTTGAAGAAGTTACttagtcatctttgtaaatcactttttggaatatgtatttgtaactccTGTTGATAATACTTTGATATGAGGATATTGAAAACCTTAACTATTGATCACTTgacattttttttgatttgggcCATAGAGCCAATGATGTACTTTTTGTAAACATATGGACGTTGAAGTGTAATTGATGGAAATGGGAATGttaaactcttttggggtattggACGGAATATTGTGAGGTTTTATGTATGAATATCTCTTTAtgattatgttgaaaatcgagggtgtgacaaaaGCTATGGAATGATATATATGGGCTTCCTGCACAACATTTGTACGAACGGTACACTTAAGTATGTGAACAACACGCGAACACTTGGGGCACATCGATGGGTGGATGCCTGGCAAGGGATATCGGGATCCCATAATTGGCCCGGCAAGAGCTAATGCTCatattgaacactcaaggcctaacctacaAGGTGGGCGCTTGGCAGAGGATATCGGGATCCcataattggcccggcaggagcttcggctacAAAGGATACAATATGTTGAGACACAAGTTGAATGAATATGACTTATGAGTTTTAATGAAAGAAAGATGGGAGATATTGGGACACTTGATCATGATAGTTGTGCTTCCACCATTGTCATTTGATTTCTCAtcatttgttcttttgtttagctcatttgcatataaagtttgcgtagacttttctactgagCTAGTGTAACTCAagttttatattattttcaggtgctaacccgaaACCAGAGCTTGCATGCCTGGAATGTTTGGAGTGTGGAAattacttttgaaagctaaccaaaatagttactcattcatctttgtaaatttcttttgaaagatgcatttgtaactaaaattgtaattcttttgattggaatattgtaacccttaactCCCTATTGATACTTgatacttatgttaatttgAGGCCGGTGATGTAATATTTGGAGATCTTATGGACTTgaaagtatatttttttattttatgggaATGGAATTAAAAGAATCTTTTGGGTATCGTACGGAATATTGTGAGgatttatttatagaaaatctcttatatttatgttaaaaatcgagggcgtgacaatcaGGTAACTGGCAATAAGCACAATCCACACATAACTAGACTTGGTAGCTATTTGGTAAAATTGGAAAACTAGAAATTGAAAATCAAGTTCtaaatgttgaattttttaagttgaaaagttGATGGATCCAAATAATAAGAGCTGatctaattataaaaaaaatagtgtgaTACAAAGAACgacaaattgaaagaaaaagaagagagcagtagagagttctagagagagagaactcttGGGGAGgattcctcctcctctctttgTCCGCCCCTCTTTCCCCTCTCCTTTGTTCCCCCTTATTCTTCTCTTCATGCCTCTTTACCCCTCAATCCCCCTCTCCTccagttttcctcttccctcCGGTCCCTCTTTTTGCTCACCTCTCCTACCATGATTGCGAGATGGTTGAGACGCTCTCCTTAGGGAGCTGCGATCTCCCTCTCcccattatttttgaactcAAGAGCCAGATCTAAGATTCTAGATCTGGTTTCTTGGAACCAGTTCAACGGCGACGGTAACGGCATCTGCAGCGACTTCAACCTTCAGTCTGCGGCAGGAACGAGCTCAAGTTGGTGCGGCGGGGAGAGTTTACTCTGTGTCTATACCTGGCCACTCCGACCTCCCTAGTGTGATCGACAAGTCCGACTCCAACGCCTTGGCTCCATAcgattttttctttgttttcttttgtttgatgtattttgttttgtttattgttttctatCCTTTTGGACTAATAGTGTCTACGCCTtggcatcatcatcatcttgttttgtttattgttttattatactgtgtttttcttttatatatacatCAAGTTTAATTCTGGTAAAAAAAGAACGACAAATTGTgagtatattatttttgagtatTCTCTTTGAGCTTTGTTGATTCTCACCATGTTTTTGTGTTGGTGGTGGCACAATGGCTACTGAGGAGTGGTGGCGGAGAAGTGATGACTGCATGTGGTGGTGTAATAGAGAAGGTGGTCATGGTGGCAGGCAGTGGCACGGTGGTGGAGAGTTGGCAAAATTTTCATTACGATGGTTTCTTGCAGCAGtcaagatgatgatgatggcaAGAGAATAAAACCAGATATTTCTGTTAGGTTGTTTTTGTATCATGAACTTCGTGGGGGAACGTACGGATGAACCAGAAAATGTAAAGGCGGATATACAAGGCAATGAAGTGTAGATACCGAATTCGTATCTTTGGCTCTCAATAATTTCAATTTCCATCAGTACATCATTTCAGATATCCATGATCCAAGCACAGCCTTCATAAGTTTAGAAAAGAAACCAATTGTAGTACTGTAATACATGCAGCTGGACAACAAAAGGCAACCCTTGCTTCTCAACCGATGCGGCTGCGAAAcaggaaaaggaagaaatttCCGACATCATGACCAATTGAGAGAGTTCTCTTGCCACAAGAGGCCCCAAAATACCAGCCCCACCAACACCCCACAGAAAATCACGAAAGTTGAGGCTTGTTTATACAGTCTGGTTCCCAAGAACTGCTAGCCAAGTCCCGCACTTGATGGGGTGCTTAATTAGTAGGAATCGGAGATAGCTCTGAAATACGTGGACTTGGTGCGGTTCAATACCATAATGTAAAGTATAATGCATACCATTATCAGCTAACTACTAGGGGAGATTTTAATTAGTCTGTAATAACACctagaagaaaaagagaaactaAAGCAAGGGTGGACCTTCAAGGAAGAATCCATCAATGTCGAGGCCCTGAAAGAAGTGCGTTCATGATTTTACCTAGAAACCTCGAATACTACTGCTCACGAATTTTGTGTCATGCGATACAACAAAACATGAACCAAAAAGTTACTGGTTGCTAATAATCAAGTGATAGAGCACTTGCACACCGGGCATGACGTTCTTCTTCTGAGCCATGGATCAATGCACTGCAAGACCAAGAAGAAGTTAGACGCTTGGTGGATTAAACTTAATAGGAAGTGAATGAAAACAAGCGCCCCAGTGAAAGAAAACGTTGGGTAAAAAACTAACGGAGATGGAAGTTGCGTACATCTTTGTGAAATTTATGCAAGCAAGGGAGATGGCGTATTGTGTCCCCAGTGGTTGGGGTGTCAAGACAAATTGCACATGTTTCATCAAAATTGTTACCCTGAAAGACAACAGATTGGTAAACAAAAGGTGAGCCGGTCTCACCCCACACCCCACCcaacacacaaatatatagtCGTGACTGTATATTACCTGAACTGTTGACTGTGGTAACATGTTAATTCGATCAAGAGATGCACCACCATGCAGGTGATTATTCTCGTCGAGGGCCAATAATGTTTCGTAATCATTTCTGCAAATATATTAAGAtagtaaaatcaaataaaagaaTGGACTGAGAATAACTGTTTACACTATTACACAACCTAATCAAATGAGAAACATAGCATAAACGAAAAGGCTCTGCCAGTTCCCAACTTTAATAAAATGTCAGAGAACACTTCATGGTGGTCCATTAAATAAACTTGACATACTTTTTCCCCTTACGGCACATGGCATACCCATAGTCTGTAAAGCTAATTTTGAGGGGTAAAATATGACAAGTTTCTTGGGTCATTGAGTAGCACTTTAAGTACAGCAATGTTTGCAGTATCCAAAAATCTTAAGATATGTGGCAAAAGCAGCAAAACATCCAATTCGAAGGGGTGGCGACCAGCGAGCGGGATTtttatgccatttttttttctaaatttttgagTTTGCTGAGGTTTTAGGACATAATTCTTTCCTTGTTGCTTATTAGTGACATGTTTACCTTATtccagaaaggaaaaaaaaatggtggaaaCAACACAATATTTGAATATCAATGAATGCTGATTGACAGAAGTAAAGTTCCAATAACTTTCTCACATAATTCAATCGGAGGTCTACCATGTATATGTATTTTTGGGAGGAGCACTGACTTCAGTAATCATTAAGGTGGTCAAAACACTCTAATCCCCGATGACCATTATTTACAAGTTCTAAGGACCCCACTACAAACTCACTATAATGTACACAAAACCAAACTGAACCAAACAATGCCAAGCCCAATCTAAGCCTTGTAATATAAGTAAATGATAACAAAACCTAATTACACCCAAGTTAGTCTCCATCAATGGGTGTTTTGGAGAGATTGTTGGCTACACCAAACATACGTCCAGCCTGATGCACAAAGTGGTTGCCCCCATGTCCCAACCCATAACCTCAAGCTTAAAAGGGTGGAGTTCTAACCACCACACCAGTGACCAAGGGTAGCCAACTTAATCTCCAATAATGGGGGTTTGGAAGGGGTAGTTTGGTAAAATTGCATAATAACCAAAATGGTTGCCCTGAGGTTTGAACAAAAAACCTCACGCTTAATGGGTTGAGTTTTAACCACCAAACCTGTGGCAATAAACCAAAATCTTCGATTCTTGAAAAAACTGTCAAGCCTCAAAAACTCCTCTTCAGAAGCTTGTAGATAATTTTCACACTCATCTTAACATTGCTTACGCAAGCAGTGCAGGAGCAAAGCATTTCATATGCTCTGAGGGCATGTTTCAAAGCAGTACACAACTCTACTTCTTTCTAAGTTGGAGCCAGAGGTTTAGCCGTGAGATGATTAATAACCCCACATCCCCCCCAAAGTTAATGCACGTCCCATGTGAAATCCTCACAGAAAAGTTACAGCCAAAACTGTGATATGTCCAATCTGATGTTTTAACCAAGACAAACCAACTGGGACTTAAAAAAGGTAAATGCGAAGAGTAATGCTAAAACTGCAATGATCTCCtaacactccacaacaaaaacAAGTGTAGCTTCTTCCAACAAACAATAATTGTCAAAAATGAACACAAAACTAGGAAGCAATCGCTATCCAACAAAACAATGACATAACCATTTTAATCACGTTTAACCTAATAGTCAATATCAATGAATGATGGTGTAAAATGAAATCTTACTCGTTGAAAGCATTCTGAGCTTGACGGAAGTTACCAGTCACTCCCATATCGCTGAAGGCCTCTAAAGCTTCCAATATATGCATTCTCTGCATGACCACAAATAAAATCAATGTTTGGTTGAATCTAACTTGTACAGAAAAAGAGAGCACAAAGtgaattaagaaaaaaagaaactcaTGAGATAATTTTGTCCCTGTATAATAGCCAATAGCTAGAATAGCAACACTAAAGACCATTGGTAAGCCGTAAGCCACCAATTGACGTTGTGGCATACCAATGGTCGACACACTTGAACCATTCCCAAGTCCATGTAAGATAACTAGATAAGCGATAAAGCCTGAAGGACTACGGCAGTATAGATAAGTGATAAAGCCCGAACGACTACAGAAGCATAGATAAACTGACGCATGGCATCCAAAAATTCAAGATGTTACTTAGATGGTCTCAAATTTTGGCATGGTGATAGGAAAAGAAAACTTAATTTCCATCTTCGTCACCATAGTCTATTTCAAGTAGATGAATTGATGAATGCTGAATCCAGGCCCATCTTCAACTCCATTAACATGTCCATTAAAGCATTACCCAAACCATATAAAATGTGAGAAGAGGATCAAATAAGATACTAGGAAATTCGTACGGTAGCATTTTCCTCGTAGAACATTCAATAGCAAGAATAGCAATATTATCTTAATTATACACTCACAAGTGAGGCCCATTGGCCATAAACGGATCagttttttgtcattattcaacaAACATCTAAGTTAATGCAATCGATCTCATGAACCCAAGTAAGGTTGGCATAGAGTTTCAAGCTTCCGAAATCATATTTGCTAACCatgttttccaaaattaaacaGACTTAAAATTTCAAGACACTAGTTACTTGTGGAGAACAAGACTAAATCGAAGTTGAATGGGAACTACGAGAGTATGACCTCAAAGAAAAACCAATACAACATCAAGATAACAACAAGGAATACAAGAGATAAAAGATCATCTTCACAACCAACCACGTCTTCATTTCATCATCGTTGAGTCAGGTAAGAATAAGAATATAACTTAACGGAAAACATCAATGACCATTTCGATTGAGACAGAAAAACAGAACTGCAAATTAACATATAGAGATAGCAACACTATACCATGTCAACATCCATGTCTGGAGGAAAAATAGACCTTCTTCCCCTATGTGGTGTTCTAATTGATTGGCTGGGTAAACGACTCCTCGACCTTGTCAATCTAGTTGAGCCACGACCTCGAGCCTGGGTGCCTCTGCGAATTGTAGGGTTTTGAGAAGATCGAGTGTGAGACTGTCTACTGGAATTTGAAATTACAGGGCCTCTCTGCATAAATCACAAGGAAATAACCTTTGACGACTTTACACAGGATACTTGGTATAGACAGTAACATCAAATATTGTAGAACATGAGGTGATCAATATTATCAATTTGTCAGAATAACATAATATCAGGAATCAGTATAATTCTAAACCAAAAAATACAGCATTAAAGAATAAACATGCTTTCGTATCTCACCTTAAATGTGACTAAAATATACGAGATATGGATAGCTAAACATCTATTTTCCAAACTCCGGCGAATTGTTCcattttaattaacttaaagaGGTTGTATAGATATTGGtagaagagggaaaaaaaatagatgaactAATCAATATATTCTCTATCCTCTCCTCTCCACTTTAATTTAATTGGCTTACCTTAGTTATAGGACAAGGAGACAGTTACTAACCCTTTGTCATCGGTTGTgaacaattttaattttagACCCTTCTCTAGGTTCTCTACAGGCATTCGCATTTTTATATAACATGAATATCTCTTCATATAAGCGTACATTTCTAAACGTTGCTCCATTTTATACTCTAATTTGCCTCTTTCCATTTGTCTAAGAAGTTAGGTTTTTGTTATTCTTAGTTAGCCACAAAAgagatgaaacaaaaaaaaaaaacaaacaaccaaaacccaaatatggATAAGGAAAAAGGCATAGATTGGATGCTTAAGCGGGAGCATGATGGGGGAGTTTCTTCTAGGACAGGGATGGGGTTTGGAGTCGAACCCGATGCAGGTATGGTACAGGAATGTATTGGAGTTCGGCTAATAGGATGGGTAGTTTGGAAAGAAACCCATACCAAAACCTACTTAATTTCCACCCCTACTTGATATCATTCTGAGTGCACCATTAATTCCTGTCAGCAGGCTGACTGTGATCAGAGTCACAAGGAGCTGAAATCTAGACAGAACAAGATAGCTCCAGAGCCACTTGCAAGCAGAGTTTGAGATTGCAAGCTTAAAGGTGAAGATGCCAATCTAGAACCAAGAAAGGGGTGGGTtcataagagcatccgcaatggtaataatcaaaaccaataatcaaaatgtgtcacgtcagcatttgattatccatttagttcataatcaaacttaacaacctctacctccacattggttatttttgcatccctaaccaaaaaaccccccacaatacaaaatgcacatttgtccaatcacaaacgaatttcaattacgcatccgaccacaccaaattattcgtctcgatgagacgattccaatgtagggtgtttttgagttattgagttttgagtttggttattgagttttgagtttggttattgagttttggttattgataaaagttgttaagtttggttatggaatgagtgaaatttgattatttactaaaagacttgtaactttgcttattacaatgtggggtgttttttgaacattgttattaagtttgattatccaaactcatttgcttattacaatgtggatgctctaatttTCTTTGACTTGGTCTATGTACTTAAACTCTAGTTCTACTTGAATTGATTACTCTGGTAATGGTGTCTGTGGTTTTGAAGTGGGTACTGTTGTTTCAATGATTTTCCAATGTGGTTGGGTTCATGTCatttactccatttttttactACGGTATTGTGAGAAGGGTATTGACAAAACTGAAATAAGATTATCCCTTCCACAAACTGAATAACCAATTCACTGGGGTAAATTCTAATCAAGAATTAGTTGTGAAAATTTTTCCTATTCAAACCCTTTGCAGGCGCACAATCTCGACCTTAACTTTTCATCATAAGAGGCCTAAAAGAATGCAAAACCCCATGACTTACATTAGAAAATGTGCGCTGTGAAGTTTCCTCCTGCTGCAACGCCAAAGCTATATGTGCATCAATCTGTCCCGAGACGAATAATCAAAGTCAATAGGGGGAAAGCAAGGGCAATAAAGCATCAATCCCTAAGTTGATAAATGGAAATCGGAATGAAACGTATATTAAGAACCTCTCCATTTCCAACGCCTGGCGCCTcgttatataatttttcttggaGCTCACGGGCCAACATCTCGTCAGTTTCTAACTGTATTTCCCTAGCATGTGAGTCAGAATTACTAGTACCATGAAGTCTGTTGCGGGATCCACGCGTTATTACGGGAGAGAATTCCTCAATTTCAATAATCGGATTCAAAATGCTATGACTATTCCTGCTCCTGGTAGACCTTGAATTTGATGGCTCCACCGATGAGCCAAGAAACATTATTTCCGAGTCTACAGAGGTTGAGGTTTCACTGTGATTACTGGAGGCAGAGTTGTGCTTCTGCCTTTTACTAGAAGTTCTTGCTGCAGCACTTGGCCCATTCTCATTACAAACATCATAGACATCACCGGGCCAGTTCCTACTTCTGCTCCCATTATCTCTTCTCACCATACTGTTTTCGTTTTGTAGGTTGACAGAGGATTGGTCATTTTGTGTTCGGGAAAGAAGTTGACCCTGATCAGATAAGGAGGGATTTACTTGCTTTGTGtggttacgagtacttcgccaCCCATTGGCATTGCAAGTTCCACTGACCTCTTCATTGCTAGTCAATGAATGCCTGCAAGTATATACAAGAGGGATAAGAGTTACCAGCATTAATCAGCTACAATATCTTGAAAGTGTTAGATTGTTAATGACGACCCACAAGCTAGGAAAACTTGACTGCTCAATAAAGAAACGCAACCAacctaagaagcatggatacaGACATGAGACACAGACACGTTGGGGACGTGTTGAGTATGAATTGTATGCACCATACAAGTGTAATTAACAAATCATACAAAAGTTAAAATATTGCTATTGCCGGATTAGGATAAAAGGACAAAATTAACACCAAATATATACATCAGTGGTCACTAAATAATAATGAACCAACATCCATGGCAATTCTAAATCTGGTCCAACTTTTAAAAATGCACTATGACCTGCTGCAAATGTGTCTCCAATGTGTCCCCAATGTGTCATAGCCTGTCCTCAAAGGGTCATAGCCCGTTCCCATTGAGTCTTACGCGAAAAAGATATAATACAAAACTGAACACATATTTAGGCATGTCCGAGGAGAGTGCCTTGTTGTGTCCATGTCGGAGAGAGGTCCAAGCTGGGTACATGAGGCCGGTAGAcgtgtccatgcttcttagtAAGCAACAACTACAGATATTGCCTTAGAAGAAAAGTAAGCTATTGCAATGAATCCTAAAAAGTCATCACATTGAACCAAAGTACCTCGTGGTTTCTGTAGCAGGctcttttgaaggaaaaaactTTCTTTGAGAACTATTGTCTTCAGAAACCAACTCCCTAATCAAACTGGATGAGAAATCAGACTCCAGAGCTCCATTATCAATCTGTACATCTGTCGAACCATTACTGCGATTTCCAGCTAACTGATTGGCCTTCTCAGTAATATGTGGAGAGATACAACCATTTCTCACCAATCGTTTTGGCCCACGGACTCTAGGTGAGGGAATAGAAACGAGACTCTTTCCAACGTTAGGTACAGAATCAACAGAGATACCTTTTCCACGATCATTACCTGAA
Proteins encoded in this region:
- the LOC131300391 gene encoding uncharacterized protein LOC131300391 — translated: MDTNQVLDVSDTPDRLAKQNMNSRGFIEKQSDSAVASHSGKTDFLDEGASWLRGRSKLVVDDGRSRRPSLQPVKKPNSELDFTNSSSSKKLFRRMEVDKIGNDENKSSLHWQSKEGKGKALWTSTSRGNDVVDLTKQSGPAEVLKKAFPNGASERCQTGEIRKGPISVNGFSPLHGIANSSTMAHNAYKGKERMDATCIGGSGNDRGKGISVDSVPNVGKSLVSIPSPRVRGPKRLVRNGCISPHITEKANQLAGNRSNGSTDVQIDNGALESDFSSSLIRELVSEDNSSQRKFFPSKEPATETTRHSLTSNEEVSGTCNANGWRSTRNHTKQVNPSLSDQGQLLSRTQNDQSSVNLQNENSMVRRDNGSRSRNWPGDVYDVCNENGPSAAARTSSKRQKHNSASSNHSETSTSVDSEIMFLGSSVEPSNSRSTRSRNSHSILNPIIEIEEFSPVITRGSRNRLHGTSNSDSHAREIQLETDEMLARELQEKLYNEAPGVGNGEIDAHIALALQQEETSQRTFSNRGPVISNSSRQSHTRSSQNPTIRRGTQARGRGSTRLTRSRSRLPSQSIRTPHRGRRSIFPPDMDVDMRMHILEALEAFSDMGVTGNFRQAQNAFNENDYETLLALDENNHLHGGASLDRINMLPQSTVQGNNFDETCAICLDTPTTGDTIRHLPCLHKFHKDCIDPWLRRRTSCPVCKCSIT